The following coding sequences are from one Shewanella eurypsychrophilus window:
- a CDS encoding transposase encodes MARPRSTLVSIEDTPFYHCISKCVRQSWLTGVDKYTGKSYEHRRDWVESRILELAEVFAIDVAAYAVMSNHLHLVLRVDIFEANSWTDREVVEHWHQLFKGTDITQKFAQGEVIESFEVAGLKHSIAQYRSRLSDISWFMRALNEPIARRANKEDGCTGRFWEGRFKSQALLDETAVLACMAYVDLNPIRAKVADTPETSDFTSIQKRIKAAIKGEQPEALLPFVGNEQKEMVKGLMFSANEYLQLVDETGRIIRADKRGAISPESQKILNRLNIPQENWLKLTTEFSRLFKGPVGTVQELGVYCEHLERKRRQGAANCLRWLDSS; translated from the coding sequence ATGGCTAGACCCAGAAGCACATTAGTCAGTATCGAAGATACACCGTTTTACCACTGTATTTCGAAATGTGTGCGGCAATCCTGGCTCACGGGAGTCGATAAATACACGGGCAAATCATATGAACATCGTCGAGACTGGGTTGAGTCAAGAATTCTTGAGTTAGCCGAAGTGTTTGCGATTGATGTAGCAGCTTATGCTGTAATGTCTAACCATCTTCACTTGGTATTGAGAGTCGATATCTTTGAAGCTAATTCATGGACAGATAGAGAGGTGGTAGAGCACTGGCATCAACTGTTCAAAGGCACTGACATTACTCAGAAGTTTGCTCAAGGAGAGGTGATTGAAAGCTTTGAGGTTGCAGGCCTAAAACACTCTATTGCTCAGTATCGAAGTCGGCTTAGTGATATTAGTTGGTTTATGCGCGCATTGAATGAACCGATTGCCAGGAGAGCGAATAAAGAGGATGGTTGTACTGGGCGATTTTGGGAGGGGCGTTTCAAATCCCAAGCGTTATTGGATGAAACAGCGGTTCTGGCTTGTATGGCCTATGTTGACCTCAACCCAATTCGAGCCAAGGTCGCTGACACCCCTGAAACCTCAGATTTCACCAGTATTCAAAAACGCATCAAAGCAGCAATAAAGGGAGAGCAACCCGAAGCACTTTTACCCTTTGTAGGCAATGAGCAAAAAGAGATGGTTAAAGGACTCATGTTCAGCGCTAATGAATACCTACAACTGGTTGATGAAACAGGACGAATAATCAGAGCCGATAAACGAGGCGCGATTAGTCCTGAATCACAAAAAATACTTAATAGACTCAACATCCCTCAGGAAAACTGGCTGAAACTCACCACCGAATTTAGTCGCTTGTTTAAAGGGCCAGTCGGTACAGTTCAAGAGTTAGGTGTCTATTGCGAGCACTTAGAGCGAAAACGCAGACAAGGGGCAGCTAATTGCCTGAGGTGGCTCGATAGCAGCTAA
- a CDS encoding NAD(P)H-dependent oxidoreductase encodes MSNVLIINAHEPSPFSEGKLNATLVDKAQTQLAAKGHDVRVVTMQDEIVVEEQLAHFEWADQVILQSPVNWMTIPWSFKKYMDEVFTAGMGGGLCDFDGRTAEEPKKNYGTGGTRTNTKYMLSLTLNAPEESFNDDSEFLFQGKSVDDLMFHMHANFRFFGMSALPTFASFDVMKNADVENDFKRFEAHINENF; translated from the coding sequence ATGAGTAATGTACTAATCATCAACGCACACGAACCTTCACCATTCTCTGAAGGTAAGCTTAACGCTACTCTTGTAGATAAGGCTCAAACCCAATTAGCAGCTAAAGGCCATGACGTACGTGTTGTGACTATGCAGGATGAAATTGTAGTAGAAGAGCAATTGGCACATTTTGAGTGGGCAGATCAAGTGATTCTGCAAAGCCCAGTCAACTGGATGACAATACCTTGGTCATTCAAGAAATACATGGATGAAGTATTTACCGCTGGTATGGGCGGAGGACTGTGTGATTTTGATGGACGTACAGCTGAGGAACCAAAGAAAAATTATGGCACAGGTGGTACTCGTACTAATACTAAATACATGCTGTCATTAACACTGAACGCACCTGAAGAGTCATTTAACGATGACAGTGAGTTCCTATTCCAAGGTAAGAGCGTCGATGACTTAATGTTCCACATGCATGCTAACTTCCGTTTCTTTGGTATGTCAGCCCTGCCAACCTTTGCAAGTTTCGATGTTATGAAAAATGCCGACGTTGAAAATGACTTCAAACGCTTTGAAGCCCATATCAACGAAAATTTTTAA
- the gshB gene encoding glutathione synthase, with protein MKILFLMYPWENIEPETDTTIRLIHECVARGHTVALATTSNLTMRDSEASAFCRVFSKEQPTPSNIVSFYKKAQFKKLRLPLAGFDSIIMRANPPLDTIALNFLDSVRDDVFIMNDIDGLRIANNKLYTASFDDPTNQFIPVTHVSKTPEYLEEVLRESKTDKMIMKPLDGFGGQGVILVEKTAQKSFHSLLEFYINSGNGGNYVILQEYVEGAEQGDVRILMLNGEPIGAMKRIPASGEVRSNIHAGGSVVKHTLTKNEKALCKHIGPKLVRDGLFFVGIDVINEKLIEVNVQSPGGIMRINKLNKVKLQKKVIDFIESVVNAKEALNIRKTAFRKAIDHAQIN; from the coding sequence TTGAAAATTTTATTCTTGATGTACCCGTGGGAAAACATCGAACCAGAAACCGATACGACAATTCGGTTGATCCATGAATGCGTTGCGCGCGGCCATACTGTGGCACTGGCTACCACGAGCAATTTAACCATGCGCGACAGTGAAGCGAGTGCATTTTGCCGGGTGTTTAGCAAAGAACAGCCGACACCCAGCAATATCGTGTCATTTTATAAAAAAGCGCAATTTAAAAAACTGCGATTACCGCTGGCAGGTTTTGACAGCATAATTATGCGTGCCAATCCACCACTAGACACCATTGCACTTAATTTCCTTGATTCAGTGCGTGATGATGTCTTTATCATGAACGATATTGATGGTCTACGTATAGCGAACAATAAACTGTATACCGCGTCATTTGACGATCCAACCAACCAGTTCATTCCGGTGACTCATGTGTCAAAAACACCTGAGTATTTAGAGGAGGTGCTGCGAGAGTCAAAGACCGACAAGATGATTATGAAGCCGCTCGACGGCTTTGGCGGCCAAGGTGTCATCTTGGTGGAGAAGACGGCGCAAAAGAGTTTTCACTCTTTGCTCGAGTTCTACATCAACAGCGGCAATGGCGGGAACTACGTTATTTTGCAAGAGTATGTCGAAGGTGCAGAGCAAGGTGATGTACGCATTTTAATGCTAAACGGTGAACCTATTGGCGCAATGAAGCGCATCCCTGCATCTGGCGAAGTGCGCTCAAATATTCATGCCGGTGGCAGTGTGGTCAAGCATACGCTAACCAAGAATGAGAAAGCCCTTTGTAAGCATATTGGCCCTAAGCTGGTACGTGATGGCTTGTTCTTTGTCGGGATTGACGTGATTAACGAGAAGTTGATTGAAGTTAACGTGCAAAGCCCTGGCGGGATCATGCGGATTAATAAGTTGAACAAGGTTAAGCTTCAGAAGAAAGTCATTGATTTTATTGAAAGTGTCGTCAATGCCAAAGAAGCGTTAAACATCAGAAAAACAGCGTTTAGAAAGGCTATTGACCATGCTCAGATTAACTGA
- a CDS encoding flavohemoglobin expression-modulating QEGLA motif protein, which yields MLRLTEKECISLINKGECFHAEVDAGSFIVKIDEYSPVVCTAIHNGHRLRADLNKSFLLTKSERFYEEDPYTDELLSSFPIVMIGNDSRFEYDLNRPKALSTYFKTAWDKQVWQKPLTPKQRSESHAKHQSFYNVLEALITRLEKQFKNSIVFDVHSYNHQRIEANTPTFNIGTSQIDIERWGATCHHFEKQLSQIKLPNLDVRAATDEVFQGRGYLIAHINAHFDNTLVLPVEVKKVFMDETTGELYPLVLEELKAGVKQAISETAAYFMRRFGKRKSFRNVDLLSSTLPPEILSLDKSLFKLANNVATLKYINPINIASERKKFLARKGAVAPEFNYKQLNLNPYQFREQLYKLPVENVMDADIQQLYRHVIDNLATKIDLLCSIGTDDFVYNSLKYYGQPDKDDIANAEFLLRAPAIVGDDEAPIFDADYAVKSFQKQADAWGLKCKVEKSSRIVAKAMVNNEKGCLLINKEAMFTAKELIAFAYHELGVHMLTTINARSQPLRVLSLGLVGNTHTQEGVAIYSEYCSGNLTLNRLKILAMRVIAVNLMLEQGDFSMTYQTLMREYGQTTEQAFTLTTRVYRGGGFTKDFLYLKGFRDIVNLSKTMPLDNLLVGKAGLLDLPIISEMVERNMLEKPVPLFALQHTVTPETAVIDYLVSAIR from the coding sequence ATGCTCAGATTAACTGAAAAAGAGTGTATTAGTTTAATCAACAAAGGTGAGTGCTTTCACGCTGAGGTCGATGCTGGTTCATTCATCGTTAAGATTGATGAATACTCGCCTGTGGTATGCACGGCAATTCATAACGGCCACCGCCTGCGAGCAGACCTAAACAAGAGCTTCTTACTCACCAAGTCTGAGCGATTTTATGAAGAAGACCCGTACACTGATGAGTTATTGTCATCTTTTCCAATCGTAATGATTGGCAACGATTCACGTTTTGAATACGACTTAAATCGCCCTAAAGCACTGTCGACCTATTTTAAAACCGCATGGGACAAGCAAGTTTGGCAAAAGCCGTTAACGCCAAAGCAGCGCAGTGAGAGTCATGCTAAACATCAGTCATTTTATAATGTACTTGAGGCTCTCATTACTCGTTTAGAAAAGCAGTTTAAAAACAGTATTGTGTTTGATGTGCACTCATACAATCATCAGCGTATCGAAGCCAACACGCCGACGTTTAACATAGGTACCAGTCAGATTGATATCGAGCGTTGGGGCGCGACTTGCCATCATTTTGAAAAGCAGCTGAGCCAGATAAAGCTACCGAATCTCGATGTGCGGGCTGCCACTGATGAAGTGTTTCAAGGACGCGGTTATCTGATTGCTCATATTAACGCGCACTTTGATAACACCTTGGTGTTGCCTGTAGAAGTGAAAAAAGTGTTTATGGATGAAACCACAGGTGAGTTGTATCCCTTGGTTTTAGAGGAGTTAAAAGCGGGCGTTAAACAAGCGATATCAGAAACGGCAGCATACTTTATGCGCCGCTTTGGCAAGCGTAAGTCGTTTAGGAATGTCGACCTATTATCGTCGACCTTACCGCCAGAGATCTTATCACTTGATAAGAGCTTGTTTAAGTTGGCCAATAACGTCGCGACACTGAAATATATCAATCCGATTAATATCGCTAGTGAACGTAAAAAATTCTTGGCCCGTAAAGGAGCTGTTGCGCCTGAATTTAACTACAAACAGCTGAATTTGAATCCTTATCAGTTTAGGGAACAGCTGTATAAGTTACCGGTTGAAAACGTTATGGATGCCGATATTCAACAGCTATATCGCCATGTGATTGACAATTTAGCGACCAAGATTGACCTACTTTGCTCTATTGGCACCGATGACTTTGTCTATAACTCGCTTAAATATTATGGCCAGCCAGATAAAGACGATATTGCCAATGCAGAATTCTTGCTGCGTGCACCGGCCATTGTGGGCGATGATGAGGCGCCTATATTTGATGCTGATTATGCGGTTAAGTCATTCCAAAAGCAGGCGGATGCGTGGGGACTTAAGTGTAAGGTAGAGAAGTCATCTCGTATTGTTGCTAAAGCGATGGTGAACAATGAAAAGGGCTGTCTGTTAATTAATAAAGAGGCCATGTTCACCGCTAAAGAGCTCATCGCATTTGCATATCATGAGCTTGGAGTGCACATGTTGACCACAATTAATGCTAGGAGCCAGCCATTACGGGTATTGTCTCTTGGCCTAGTGGGCAATACGCACACTCAAGAGGGAGTAGCGATTTACAGCGAGTATTGCTCGGGTAACTTAACCCTGAACCGATTGAAAATATTAGCGATGCGAGTGATAGCGGTTAATTTAATGCTTGAGCAAGGTGATTTTTCGATGACCTACCAAACACTCATGCGGGAATATGGCCAAACAACAGAGCAAGCATTTACCTTGACCACGCGAGTCTATCGAGGGGGTGGCTTTACTAAAGACTTCCTTTATCTAAAAGGCTTTAGAGATATAGTGAATTTGAGTAAAACTATGCCACTGGATAACTTACTAGTAGGGAAAGCGGGCTTACTCGACTTGCCTATTATCAGCGAAATGGTTGAACGAAACATGCTTGAAAAACCAGTACCGCTATTTGCATTGCAGCATACTGTTACGCCCGAAACTGCCGTTATCGACTATTTAGTCTCTGCGATCCGCTAA
- a CDS encoding TSUP family transporter — protein sequence MPLELSYELVALLFGVAMLAGFIDAIAGGGGLITIPALMWAGLPPTAALATNKLQACGGSFFASLYFVRKGMVKLSEMKLAIGLAFVGSALGTIAVQMIDTAFLETLLPFLILGIGGYFLFSKKISEEDKHQVMTPIMFGFTAAFGVGLYDGFFGPGTGSFFALAFVSLAGYGLAKATAHAKVLNFSTNIASLIFFAIGGKVFWLLGGIMLVGQAIGATLGSRMVVTKGTKIIKPLVVTMSIAMSVKLLSAQYDLFFWI from the coding sequence ACTCCTGTTTGGCGTGGCAATGCTGGCAGGCTTTATCGACGCAATTGCAGGAGGCGGTGGTTTAATTACTATTCCAGCACTTATGTGGGCAGGTCTTCCGCCTACTGCTGCACTGGCGACCAACAAGCTACAAGCCTGTGGCGGTAGCTTTTTTGCCAGCCTTTATTTTGTGCGTAAAGGCATGGTGAAACTCAGTGAGATGAAATTGGCTATCGGTTTAGCGTTTGTTGGCTCAGCCCTTGGTACCATCGCCGTACAGATGATTGATACAGCCTTCTTGGAGACATTATTACCATTTTTGATCTTAGGTATTGGCGGTTACTTTCTATTTTCGAAAAAGATCAGTGAAGAGGATAAGCATCAGGTTATGACTCCCATCATGTTCGGCTTCACCGCAGCCTTTGGTGTGGGCTTGTATGATGGCTTCTTTGGCCCAGGTACAGGTAGCTTCTTTGCATTGGCGTTTGTCTCATTAGCAGGATACGGCCTAGCCAAAGCCACTGCTCATGCCAAGGTGTTAAATTTTTCGACCAATATCGCATCACTGATCTTCTTCGCCATTGGCGGCAAGGTATTTTGGCTACTCGGTGGCATCATGCTGGTTGGCCAGGCCATTGGCGCAACATTAGGTTCTCGTATGGTGGTCACCAAGGGTACTAAAATAATTAAGCCTCTGGTGGTCACCATGTCGATAGCCATGAGTGTGAAGCTACTGTCAGCGCAGTATGACCTCTTCTTCTGGATATAA